The Prionailurus bengalensis isolate Pbe53 chromosome D2, Fcat_Pben_1.1_paternal_pri, whole genome shotgun sequence genome window below encodes:
- the LOC122493221 gene encoding inositol 1,4,5-trisphosphate receptor-interacting protein gives MALGLFRVCLVVVTAIINHPLLFPRENATVPENEEEIIRKMQAHQEKLQLEQLRLEEEVARLAAEKEALERVAEEGQQQNESRTAWDLWSTLCMILFLVIEVWRQDHQDTPSPECPGGDEDELPGLEGAPLRGLTLPNKGTLDHFYERCIRGATADAARTREFVEGFVDDLLEALRSLCNRDTDMEVEDFIGVDSMYENWQVDRPLLCDLFVPFMPPEPYHFHAELCCSRHPVPLDRQGYGQIKVVRADEDPLGCICDKTKLGEDMLCLLHGKKSLARPGSEVETLLCARGAPHLDAMQVMKWFQTALTRAWHRIAHKYEFDLAFGQLDSPGSLKIRFRSGKSMPFNLIPVIQFDDSDLYFVSHLPREPSGDAPASSTDWLLSFAVYERQFLRMTSKALPEGACHLSCLQIASFLLSKQSRLTGPSGLSNYHLKTALLHLLVSRRPADWEAGQLDARLHDLLRFLEKSLLEKKLHHFFIGNRKVPNAMGLPEAVRRAEPLNLFRPFVLQRSLYRKTVDSFYEMLKNAPVLISEYSLHIPSDHASLPPKAVVL, from the coding sequence ATGGCTCTGGGGCTCTTCCGGGTGTGTCTGGTGGTGGTGACAGCCATCATCAACCACCCGCTGCTGTTCCCGCGGGAGAACGCCACGGTCCCCGAGAACGAGGAGGAGATCATCCGCAAGATGCAGGCGCACCAGGAGAAGCTGCAGCTCGAGCAGCTGcggctggaggaggaggtggcccgGCTGGCGGCCGAGAAGGAGGCGCTGGAGCGGGTGGCGGAGGAAGGCCAGCAGCAGAACGAGAGCCGCACGGCCTGGGACCTGTGGAGCACCCTGTGCATGATCCTCTTCCTGGTGATCGAGGTATGGCGGCAGGACCACCAGGACACGCCTTCACCCGAGTGCCCGGGCGGGGACGAGGACGAGCTGCCCGGCCTGGAGGGTGCCCCGCTCCGGGGCCTCACCCTGCCCAACAAGGGCACGCTCGACCACTTCTATGAGCGCTGCATCCGGGGGGCCACGGCTGACGCGGCCCGCACCCGGGAGTTTGTGGAAGGCTTTGTGGATGACCTGCTGGAGGCCCTGAGGAGCCTCTGCAACCGCGACACGGACATGGAGGTGGAGGACTTCATTGGCGTGGACAGCATGTATGAGAACTGGCAGGTGGACAGGCCGCTGCTGTGCGACCTCTTCGTGCCCTTCATGCCCCCCGAGCCCTACCACTTCCACGCAGAGCTCTGCTGCTCCCGCCACCCCGTGCCCTTGGATCGCCAGGGCTACGGCCAGATCAAGGTGGTCCGGGCCGACGAGGATCCCCTGGGCTGCATCTGCGACAAGACCAAGCTCGGGGAAGACATGCTGTGTCTCCTCCACGGCAAGAAGAGCCTGGCGCGGCCGGGCAGCGAGGTGGAAACCCTGCTGTGTGCCAGAGGCGCCCCACACCTGGACGCGATGCAGGTCATGAAATGGTTCCAGACGGCCCTCACCAGAGCCTGGCACCGCATTGCCCACAAATACGAGTTCGACCTGGCATTTGGTCAGCTGGACTCCCCTGGGTCCCTCAAGATCAGGTTCCGCTCAGGGAAGTCCATGCCCTTCAACCTGATTCCTGTGATCCAGTTTGATGACTCGGACCTGTACTTTGTCTCACACCTTCCCAGGGAGCCCTCTGGGGACGCCCCGGCATCCAGCACTGACTGGCTCCTGTCCTTTGCCGTCTACGAGCGACAGTTCCTCAGGATGACGTCTAAGGCGCTGCCTGAGGGTGCCTGTCACCTCAGCTGCTTGCAGATCGCCTCCTTCCTGCTGTCCAAGCAGAGCCGCCTGACTGGCCCCAGTGGGCTCAGCAACTACCACCTCAAGACAGCCCTCCTGCACCTGCTGGTCTCCCGGCGGCCCGCCGACTGGGAGGCCGGGCAGCTTGATGCTCGCCTGCATGACCTGCTCCGATTCCTGGAGAAGAGCCTGCTGGAGAAGAAGCTCCATCACTTCTTCATTGGCAACCGCAAGGTGCCCAATGCCATGGGACTCCCTGAGGCCGTTCGCAGGGCCGAGCCTCTCAACCTCTTCCGGCCCTTCGTCCTGCAGCGAAGTCTCTACCGGAAGACGGTGGACTCCTTCTATGAGATGCTCAAGAACGCCCCAGTGCTCATTAGCGAGTATTCCCTACATATCCCCTCAGACCATGCCAGCCTGCCCCCAAAAGCTGTTGTCTTGTAA